DNA sequence from the Salvia splendens isolate huo1 chromosome 19, SspV2, whole genome shotgun sequence genome:
AATTTGAAACATATATACACCAAATCAACAACTCTCattttagtagtagtaatttgttACAACTTCTAAAGCAGACTTCGaatatgaggtaaacttcttaaTTAAAAATGTATGGCACACAGGTGAAAATAATTTTGGCAAACAGCTTCATGAAATGCAATAAACCACCCACACTATTAAGGTGGCAAGTCAATTAGCAATTGGTGCAGCAGCGCCAGAAGAAATTACGAAATTTCCAACTAGCTATGCTCCAAGCCAGAAATCTAACTAGGAACTGTGAGTTTGATGGTAAATACTAGCTAGCTAACAGGATCACCGTTTCTTCAGTTGCTTTCCTTTGCGGGCAGTGTAGACATAGATGCTTAAAGATCTGGCATTCCCTTTCCAGTTGTAGGATCATAAGTCTTCTCGAGAACAACATCTATTGGAGTGTCCTTGGGACCGACTGTAGAACAAGATATGAGAATGAGCAAAAGAATTGATTTCAAGCACAAAAGGATCCATAAAGGATTAGATAGCTCTAGGCATATTATGTGATATCATATTCAATTAGTGACTATCTATTAGTTTGTGAAGCAATTAGCAAAATTGAACTATACTAAACAGCTAAACCTATTTACAAGTTGCTCATTTTACTGGCAATTACTGCCTGTATTAAACCAAACACAGAGGCATATATAGGTAAATCAGCACTCATTAGGGATTACAGCAAAACACTTCTTACATTTTTCTGTCTTCTCCTCGCAATCTGGGTTCTCTAGGGTTTGAGCTTTGAAGtgatagtattaaaaaatatgtATGCGAAGGCCCAGCATCGTGCATATCATgtagaaaattttaaatataattcatGACAATCCGCCTCTAGTGTCCTTCTCTGGAGGCAGATACACCTCAAACAAGGCCAGGATAAAGCAAATTCCACATagaaaaatcaaagaaaatttCTAGCAGTTCATATCTGATTCGGTGTTCCACAAATTTAATTGTACACTGTAGATCAAAAATTAAAGTGAAATTCAGAGTACATCTAATTGAAGTTGTAACTTGAGTATCAGATTTGCTTAATTGACATGACATCTCTTATTGAATGCATTCTGCGAGAACTGTCGTATTTGTTGTGAGCAACTCAGCCAAGAGAAGGTGAAACTATTCATAATCATGATACAAATTTTAAGCATCGTCAGCTACAGTCATATTGCAGTCTAATCACCAATGTCCCTATACTAAAGCATAACAATTAGAGCATCCGCTCACAAATAGGTGTGTTTCAGGAATCAGGACTGCATTCAGCCATTAAATCTTGTCTGGTCTTGAAAAAAGCAAAATTATCTTACAACAAGTTCAATATATACGGCTATACGCAGGAACAAgctcaaaatgaaatgaaaaaaaagcaTGTACATAAATATGCAGAAGAAAAAGCAAGAATCTTACCAACTGTCGGTCTAGGGGTTGTCCTCATCTTCAATATTTCTGGACGAGGAATTATGGATCCCGATGTTCCATTGCCTCTTGCTACTCTTACCTTGCTACCATCTTCTAAGTACTTAATTCCAACCTTGCAGGGCTTCCTACAGGCAGGCGAAGATCGTTAGTCACCACTCTCATGggacaacaaaaaaaacaagcaAAAGGCATATTATCTCACCCTGTTACTGGATCAACAACCTGAACATTTGAGACATGAAGAGGGGCTTCGACAGTGAAAATCCCGCCTTCATGACCCTGCCCTTGCTTGATATGTTTCTTCACCTGCAAGGAAATTATTATCGGATAACGTGTGAAGTAAGGAATCGATACACTGTGAGAATGCTACAAAATAAGAATGAGATATGAACTATCAGCGCCTAAGCAAGATAAAACCAGATTTGGCATAAAATGGTGTGATGCAT
Encoded proteins:
- the LOC121778122 gene encoding 50S ribosomal protein L24-like gives rise to the protein MGWKSAQKLIHHWKILRGDNVMIIRGKDKGETGLVKRVVRSQNRVIVEGKNLVKKHIKQGQGHEGGIFTVEAPLHVSNVQVVDPVTGKPCKVGIKYLEDGSKVRVARGNGTSGSIIPRPEILKMRTTPRPTVVGPKDTPIDVVLEKTYDPTTGKGMPDL